TTTTTAGTGAATTATCAAATTTTATGAAAGGTCTATTAATGTCGTCATCCAATTGAGTGGATCTGACATTGCATTTTAAACTCTTTATAGTGTTATGAGCAAAGGAAGGAGATAGAAATAAAATGTAGAAGTTTAAGTATGGAGAAAGAGGAGAAAAAAGGGGTGGGTTAGAACGGTGACTAAAGAGGAAAAAGACTGAAggtatttttgaaatttaaaatattttttatttttttattattaatttaataaattttataaatagaaaatttttaaattttaatataattaaaatttaaaagtgtaagtatttgatttttaaaataaaagaattaatttattaattataataaaatttaaaaattaaagtataatttatattaaattaaaatttaaatacttaaatatttaaattttaatttttaaaataaaaaaaattgatttattaattatgataaatttgaacattaaaatgtaatttatatttaaaaaattaaaaggaacgAGAAGCCCATAAGCCGGTTTTCAGCTGCCACGTATTTGACAGGCAaactaatttgaaaatttaatgcgCGGTCTCGTTTGAATTTATACACTTTATTAACGAGTCAAATCATCTCATTCTCCAATAAAAAACAAAACTCATACTCTCCATCACTCTCACTTTCTCTCTCCCTCTGTTTCAGAGAAATTTAAAACCCTAGAAACTCCAAGAACACACTCAAACCTTTCAAAAATTTgaactaaaaattaaagaaaatgaagagCAAGAAGCCATTGCAGCAACTCAAGCTCTCCGTTCCGGCTCAAGAAACCCCCATCACCTCCTTCTTGTAAGTTCTTTCCTGTCATTTTCTGTATGCTTAGGTCGACTCGATTTTCTCAATTTTCCTCTTTAATCTCTAAAATGTAGTTCTTCTTTCCTTGACTTAGTTCCCAttctgatatatatttttttccctcGAATTGATCTTTAATTGCCTTTTTTATTATTCCAATATGTTATGCTCTGTTTAGTGACTGAGAAAGTGTAGGAAAATCAGAAGAAAATTGAACAGAAAAGGCGAAGCTTCAGTctttattctctctctctctctctctctctctctctgaatTAATCTATTATTATCGTTAAATTCTCAGAACTGCAAGTGGTACATTTCATGATGGAGATTTGCTTTTGAATCAGAAAGGTCTGCGGCTTATCTCTGAACAGAAGAAATCTCGGGTAAGTTTGAACTAATTTGTAATTATTTGTATATGTCAGTCTCTTTAATTCACATCCTTTTTAGTTCTTTTTCAGTAGTTTGAATTGTTGTTTAATTAATCATGGCTACCTAAAATGAGTATTACGAATTAGTTAGATGTGCTTGCTTTGCTATTTACCAATTTACTCGTAGCAGATTTCACTTCTTTTAATGATCAATTTAAATTGTTTGATCAGAAAAGGTTGTTTGTGAAAATATGGCTGTGAGTTTCCTCTAACAAATACAAGGATAACAATAGTACTCAATTACTTGGGCCTTTAAAAACTTGAATATGTAGCATTCTGCTATCTTGTAGTCTTAATTGTGTGCCTTTTGCTTTTTTGCGTTAACAATGATATCTCACTCATCATTTCTGAATATTGTATGACTGCTTTAATCCTCCTGGATTGCATTTGTATTACTATCCTCTTCTTTGTGAGTAATTGTTGTTAAAATGGTGATGCAATTGCCAATATTTCCAATTGTAACAAaagattattttctttataccttgtttatgaacaatgtagaaccttcaatattttattttctcctcTATTCTTGGACAGCCTTCAGACAGCAAGGAGCTTGATTTTGAATTCTCATTGGAAGACCTTGAGACAATCAAAGTCATAGGAAAGGGAAGCGGAGGTGTAGTGCAACTTGTTCGTCATAAATGGGTTGGAAGATTATTTGCATTGAAGGTCATTTAACTAATATGAgaacctttttattttatttttcaagcaaatgacatcacctttttttaaaaaaaataaaaatccttTTGAACCATAAGAAGGATATAAATAGGAGTAAATGACTTCGCAGGGCACTTttttttctcccaaaagggTGAGTGTTTGAAAACTTTTTCGTAaaaagatttgataaaaaataatctcCCTAGAAGGGGTGAATTTATTACGTTGGAGTCAAAATGAACCAAGTTGTGATGAGTTGATAGAAAAGAGTAAGTTGTGACATTACTTGGGCTTCAATATTCTTTATGCCTAAGCTGTCGTGACTCTAAGACAGGACTTGAGTTGGGCAACACAGCACTGACGATtgaatttttccttttcttctatttaattatttacaaaaGTAGGAATAACAATATCCTTTTTAGAATAGTGTCAAAAGCTCTCAAACAAGAACTTAATGTTGCTCTTCATGGCCCTTTCTAGAAGGCCCCacagattatttattgattagatattattttaaatattgtttaacaaaattatttaattattttaaagtttataaaattaaaactcaaaaaattttaattgaaaataaaattttaataacttattatttacatatttaaaatttacttttgtCCAATCACAATTATagtaagaataataaaaataaatcctaACCATTATTAAGGTAAGTATGATATTGCTATTTAATGTACTGTTAAAAAACCAACAATGATAGCATGTGCCGGGAATACTCATAAAACAAAATGGCCGAGAAATATTGAGGTTTGCATAAATGAAAGAAATTCTAAAAGTAACGTTGAAACTTGAAAGTATAATCTATAGTATACTGCCGCTAGAAGTTTTTAAGTGTCTTGCTTGGTATGTATAATAGTATATTTGATGCAATTCACAATACaagaaaggaaataaaaaaagaagctTATGTGTGCCTGACTACCTGTAAACATAGTCCCAGCACATGTCGTGACTTAAAGTCATGACTTGCTCTTTTCTGCAATCCAACCCTCAAGTTGTGAAAGTATAACTTCGTTCATTGACTTCAATGTGGATTAACTCCTTTAAGGAAAATGCTTTTCATCAATCCTTCTATGTggaataaattttgaaaatcacATCCTTAAAAAAAATGCTTATTTTTACATTTGACAATTTGACATATTGCCTTGAATTTTTATGATATTGCTGCCTCTATCTTGAGTTAAGTTTTTTATTAACTTGGAAATTTCTCAGATGATTTTAAGGCATTTCCACTTTGTAGTGATAGGTGATAAGATATATTCATCCACTACATGGAAGTTTAATGAAATCTAGATTACAGGTCATCCAGATGAACATACAAGAAGATATTCGCAAACAAATTGTACAGGAGCTGAAAATAAACCAAGCTTCCCAATGTTCTCATGTTGTTGTTTGCCACCATTCATTCTATCACAATGGAGCTATTTCTCTTGTGTTAGAATACATGGACCGTGGGTCTCTAGCAGATGTGATTAGACAAGTTAAAACAATTCTCGAACCTTATCTGGCTGTTGTGTGTAAGCAGGTGTAGAAGCTTCTGTCTTGAGAATCTACTGGGAAAAGAAATTGTTATAGTTGTTTGATTGTCTTCCCCTTGTTTGGCTAAAAATTATGTCTCTTTTCCAGGTTTTACAGGGTCTTGTGTATCTACACCATGAGCGACATGTCATACATAGGGACATTAAGCCATCTAATCTATTGGTAAACCACAAGGGGGAAGTGAAGATCACTGATTTTGGTGTGAGTGCAATGCTAGCTAGTTCTATGGGTCAAAGGGACACATTTGTTGGAACTTACAATTACATGTCGGTaagtctttattttatttttctgttaccACAATATAGCACTGACTATCAAGTTGATCTGTCCCTTTGTTCTGATTTTTGCCTTAACATTTGTACTTTCTCCTGCTGTCAAGATTTTATTCATGCTTAGATATGatgcattttttttattagaatttagattttctttttctccccCTTTTTTAGCCAGAGCGAATTAGCGGGAGCACCTATGACTACAGCAGCGATATTTGGAGTTTAGGCTTGGTAGTACTTGAGTGCGCTATTGGGCGTTTTCCTTATATGCAATCTGAAGATCAGCAAAACTGGCCAAGCTTTTATGAGCTCTTGGAAGCCATTGTGGAGAGCCCACCTCCATCTGCTCCACCAGATCAATTCTCCCCTGAGTTCTGTTCATTTGTATCATCTTGGTAATAACCTGAATAAATTCGTTTCACTAACATGTTCTGTAAGCACATATTGTTACTTTTACAATTCCATTTCTGTAAGTTCGCAGGTGTTCTctagtttaaattaattgattgaTTTGTCTTATCACCTAGGTTGATTGAAGAAATTTCCTAGTTCATAATGGCATAAATTGATCTCTGTAAATTAGTATAGGAAGAAAAACTAATTTTCCGGTTTGATAATGTTTTCTCCTGAAAGCTTCACTAATattgtttatgtgttttgtatggtATTTGCAGTATACAGAAGAATCCTCGAGAAAGGGCATCATCTTTAGACCTTTTGGTTAGTATATACTTCGTTCATATGGAGTTTTTCTTTTGACTTTTCACCTGAGAAGAAAACCAGAATCATGATTTGAAAATCGTTTTTTGTTTCCAGAATCACCCATTTATCAAAAAGTTTGAAGACAAAGACATTGATCTTGGAATTCTAGTAGGCAGCTTGGAACCTCCTGTGAACTACCCTAGATAGTTTGTCTTGTAATGTTTATGTTGAGCTTAAACCAGGTTGCCTTGTCTTATAATGAATGCTATATCAACTTACCTGAGTATAAAATATTTCACATCATGTCTTGTCTTTTATCTTCATCAAACATTAAAGAAATACTATTGAAACAAATGATTTACTACATAGATCTTACCTTGATATTCAAAGAGATAATTCCTAATTCTAGGACAACTTATATGATCTTGCTATTGTATATTGATGGGGTTTGTTTATTCGAGTTCAGTGAACAATATTCATAAGGAATGATTTGGTTTTGGAAGCATGATTTTGTACGTTAAGCTCATGCCGGCAAATATTCTCATCTGAATGATTGTTTTAACAAAGTCAGCCCATTCCCTTAATGATGTGCTTTGCACAAATGTGAACCATGCACATGGAGAGGTGGTCTAGGTAAAACTAGACAAGGATGAGGCCTTGAAGGTAAAAGATTCCAAATTCATGTCTCATCCTCATTAGTTTGGATTGCTCTATTCtatatgatttgatttggttTATTTACTTTGCATTTGCAAATCTTTCTACTTTTGATTGCAGGAGAAAAACCTCAGTAAGTTGTCCTGATAGCTAATAACAATCTTATTAGATTTTCATTACGCTCTTATTGattaatgttgagtttaagtTCTAAGTAGATTTATAATTATAGTTAGTTAGAATTACAGAGTTTATTaagtaaagaaaaagaaaaaaaaaaattgtacgaCTTTAAATTCGTTGCTGAGTTGTCTAATTAGAATTAGACAGGAGTTCGGTGCCAAAGTGAGTTAGGCTTGCTGACTTGGGTACAGCTTTTTCATGTTGGAATTGTTGACCAACTTTTTAGTTGAACTTGAATTGTTGCTCACTGTTCCGAGAAACTATAAGGGTGGATAGATATCacaatctatttattttttgtcatgtgtatgaaaaaaaataataataaatgaattaatttttatttttttttctcactcctattaatttattttttatttcattttttataatattattaaattattgtatACAGCAGTTGCCTCTGAAATCTGTCGTAGTGTTTATGGGGCAAGGTTAGTTTGGAAAACTCATTTGGgttgtatttaaaatttaaaggttTGCTAGTGAGAAAAATAATTAgtcatcataatttttttttcatagtaAATTTCTTTGCGAGGTCGAAACACTTTAAATTTtgtgttctttttttttcagtttttgtgTGTTGCTTGCATAAATAGTGGTGTCAAATTACAGCCTGGTTTATGCTTAATTCTGGCACAATGCCATAGTATTGTAGTGAAGTATTTTAAGATTAGGGATATTGGCTGGCCTTCTGCCTttggataaattattaaaatgaaatGTGACCTAATTGTGGGACCACTTCATTAAGATCATAAACCAGCGCAGCAAAGCCTACCGAGTTGTATTTGCAGGTATTCAAGATAGTAATGAGTGGACATGCGATTGGtcagatttaaaattaaatttaattaaattaattaaaacttaaaatttaaaaatttataaaaatcagtCGAATTAAATTAgtgaaaaaaatcaaattgtatcgtttgatttgatttgataaaatttttttaataaattttaaatttaagatctTATTTAAGATTTGATTAAAGTATtacaaacttatttttttattaataatcattaTATATACTTTATCTTTCTCAAAATATATTATGAGTTTCGTGtggtaaaattttaataaattataatatttgctcataaaaattttatctgtataaaagaaaatttaaatattataataatcaatattCTGAATTACAGAATATTTACTCTCTTCTGAACCGATCAagtttttcataatataaagtTACCTTTAGATGATAGTATCTTACAGATTCTCACTACATGCAATATCTCTTATTCAATAGACAGTATTTATCgaatttttaatagatttgataattaattttatttttaatataaaaataaaatatatatagaatTGAATATATGTATTTTTACACATTATTTTTAAACTCAAACTACTTATTTTCATTCACgctttattaataagtttattAACTTGAGTATCATGGTATCTATCTATAAACGCTAACTATTtcactctctcttttttttttttacaaattaatcaattatttttaGTCTCAATATATATacgaaaataataaattttaaattaaaaaatataaaaatatttttttaaaaaaattaataaataactatTTGCTTCATTTTGATCttatctaaattatttaaaaattaaattgaattaaaataattaaaattatatttttaaaatttaattaattattttaatttaaatcaaatatcacACACTAAATTAATGCGACATAAATCTACCAACAGCATCGAACTAGTAGTTGAATATACTCGGTCGCCAAACAGCCAGCCATTTTGTTAGAGTTTCtctaattttactatttaaattattattaatatcactttaaatatatttattatagatCGGCTAAATTTAGTTTGAAGTTAAATTCCATGTGATTTCATCACAaagaaatagtttttttttcacaataaaaaaaatatatctagtctaatttaatttaattattaaaaatatataactcACCTAGTAAATAAATTCGAATCCCCATTTTATTACTGAAAAATTgcattgaaaatttattttttttaaaagaataacaAAATTTCAGACatcttttaaagattttttttgaaatatgcCTAATTCTcatcaaaaagtgaaaaaaaaaattgctaaaaCTTAATTAtgagaattataaaataataaaatttttaaaataatttattaatgtagTATTTTCAACAGattgaagaaagaggtgtgagaaTTATGTGGGCATTAAGctattaatgataaaaatagaaaaaaatgataagaaattATGTAATAAATTGAAAACATAGATAAGGACTAATTTTATCATACAAGTTTCCAAGTCAAGCTTCTTATCCCTAATCTTAATCTTACCAATCACTTTCCAAAATAGaaaattcttattttattttttaataaattaaattcttgcatcaaattttctttttttggtaaTTTCAGATTTTCACATTTATTACAATGATTAAGACATAAGAAATACTTTCCCACCCACTATGTATCCAGTGATCTTGGGAATCCCACATAAACATCCCcatcttgaaaaaaaaaatcattttctataaaaaaatttatttaaattatttagtttttaaaaaaaataaatttaataaaatatatataaattaactaataaaaaaattaaaaattccaactaacagaattaaattatattaatttaatttagatcGATTTCCTCTATGGTTTAGGGTTTGACGACTTTGGCCCTATTGGCCTATGTCGTTTTGAGCTTGTATTACGTGTCCCAGTACTACCAAGCTGTCTTCCattctttaataaaaaataaaaatttttatttagtttatatgagatgaaaaaatttattaactaattatttaattttaaaaaatatattaaaattatcagATTCCACtctaattttaaatagtaaaattaaaaaatttatataataattaacaaaaattattaaataatttacatcATTATGGactaaattcaaaataaactaaaaaattacTCGGTTTCGGCAAAGGTTGTTATGGAAAGTTATCGTAAATATTTTGTCAAATCTAGATTCTTTCTTCACATATCTAACTTTCACTATTTGGGATTGCCTAGAAACCTGAAAAAGTTTAATCGTGTCGTTGCTTTAAGAGGCAAAGTTGCTAAAGACAGTGACCTAAGTTTCtcccataataaaaaaaaagggaaaaggaCAATGACTCAGATTTTGGATGTCTTCAAATTTAGACCTTATCCACTTCCTTGTGCTATGGGGAAGCTATTAATTATCAACCATTACTAGATGATGACGATGATCCATCACAAACcacaatataattaaattatttttaaaattaaaaaaaatcagaaaataGTTTTCTTATGAACCCCTTATATTATCCAACTGGGTATTTTTTTTACACGTACtcgttaaaatataattaaatatgagatttattttaattttaattttaatttatttattgataaaatgaTTTGAtagtaagaaaaaaattaaaaatgcaaAAATTTTCGCATCAGGAGATATATTtggatatatttatatatatgccTCCTTTGATAAGAACACATAGACAAAAAGCTTCTGAACAACATCATCTTTTATatattctccttcttcttcttcatttttctttctctttactGTTGTTGATGATCATCAAAATGGCTGAAGAAGCAAAGCAAAAAATTTTGGATATGGCTTTGCAGATGATAAACCCTAATGAAGAAAAGGAAGATCCTAGCCGGGTAGCCATGGatggtgatgatgatgatgcttgtgagtatgaaTCAACATCTGTTGAATCCTCCATGGAAGATTCAGCAAACTCGGCTGCTTCTTTCTCTTCAATAGATTTACTAGAAGatgcatcatcatcatcatcatcatcatcatcatcatcatcatcatcatcgtcggCGTCATTGATATCACATGCAAATGGACCTCTATATGAATTATCAGAGCTCATGACCCACCTTCCCATCAAGTAAGCATAAAACGATAAGAAAATTTTAGGGTTCTTTgcagaaaaatgaaaataattgatCAAAAGCTTATAACaatgaaattaattttgtttGCAGGAGAGGACTTTCAAAGTTTTATCAAGGGAAATCTCAGTCATATACATCTCTAGCAAGTGTGAGAAGCATAGAAGATCTTGCAAAGAGAGTGAGTGTGAGTCCACTGCACAGATCTAAAATGAAGTCTTGCAAGAGCTATGCAGGGGTTTTAGATAGCCAGAATAAGTATTACAGTCCCAAAGCCACCATATCAAAAAGGGCTGCATCTTATCAAAGAAGATCTTTTTTATCTTCTTTAGGTAAAAGAGGTTCTTTAGTGGGTGATTGTTAATTATGGCCtcatccatttttttttttaattttttttcaaaggtTAGAATGAGAGGTTGAAGCGTTAAATTTAACTAATATCGAAATAAACCCGGCTTATGGATGCGACTAATTTGAAAGCTTGTCTTTTCAGtatttatgtatattttattatgttaatttttttttcttgaagttATGGTATCATTGTAACAATCGTTGTTGAtctcataaaataaatttttagcaTAATTGCTATGGCCATAGTAATATTtaacttggaaaaaaaaaagttctaaTAAGATAATTTACTTAACTAtctttatgtatatatttttttttcgcaATGTGAGaagattttattattacaattatTTATTAACCGAGTACACGTGTTCTTTTATGCTTGAAAGAAGTTTTGGTTTCTCTTTGTCACTTTGCATTGCAATAGAACTTCTATTCTTTATCTTCGTCCATGGGATCATCCAGTTCGAAGTTGCTATTAATTTTTCTAGAGATATCATGAAATTGAATTGGCCGATCTGTCTAATTAGTTGATTTGCAAATTGGTCTGGTTTAATTTTCAGATTTAaaaaacattaataataataatagtaactgGTTTATTCGTTTGAAATGCTCATAGACAATCAAAGGAAAGCGTTGAGAAGGGTGAATTTATGAAGGTTATCAAACAAGTAGCAGTTAGGTTTGGGAGATTTAAGGAGCCTGTCCTTTTTTTTACTAATGTTCAAGTTAATCCATTAAATGTGCAATTTAAGGAGAGTTGAAGTTTAAGAATACGTTttcatttttaagaaaattaaaggaATGGATATCTGGGTGATTGAAAGATATGCTTGCAGCCAATGTGGTACACCAGGCTAGACCTAATCACCATGTGAGAACAATTCTAAATGTAGTCATGAGGTCATAACTTACATGCTATTTTGGTTCAGTTCATAAATTAACCCTCCAACGTGTGTttctgatatttttttttaagttatta
The genomic region above belongs to Manihot esculenta cultivar AM560-2 chromosome 3, M.esculenta_v8, whole genome shotgun sequence and contains:
- the LOC110612067 gene encoding uncharacterized protein DDB_G0271670 — translated: MIIKMAEEAKQKILDMALQMINPNEEKEDPSRVAMDGDDDDACEYESTSVESSMEDSANSAASFSSIDLLEDASSSSSSSSSSSSSSSSASLISHANGPLYELSELMTHLPIKRGLSKFYQGKSQSYTSLASVRSIEDLAKRVSVSPLHRSKMKSCKSYAGVLDSQNKYYSPKATISKRAASYQRRSFLSSLGKRGSLVGDC
- the LOC110610612 gene encoding mitogen-activated protein kinase kinase 6 isoform X2, giving the protein MKSKKPLQQLKLSVPAQETPITSFLTASGTFHDGDLLLNQKGLRLISEQKKSRVIQMNIQEDIRKQIVQELKINQASQCSHVVVCHHSFYHNGAISLVLEYMDRGSLADVIRQVKTILEPYLAVVCKQVLQGLVYLHHERHVIHRDIKPSNLLVNHKGEVKITDFGVSAMLASSMGQRDTFVGTYNYMSPERISGSTYDYSSDIWSLGLVVLECAIGRFPYMQSEDQQNWPSFYELLEAIVESPPPSAPPDQFSPEFCSFVSSCIQKNPRERASSLDLLNHPFIKKFEDKDIDLGILVGSLEPPVNYPR
- the LOC110610612 gene encoding mitogen-activated protein kinase kinase 6 isoform X1, with amino-acid sequence MKSKKPLQQLKLSVPAQETPITSFLTASGTFHDGDLLLNQKGLRLISEQKKSRPSDSKELDFEFSLEDLETIKVIGKGSGGVVQLVRHKWVGRLFALKVIQMNIQEDIRKQIVQELKINQASQCSHVVVCHHSFYHNGAISLVLEYMDRGSLADVIRQVKTILEPYLAVVCKQVLQGLVYLHHERHVIHRDIKPSNLLVNHKGEVKITDFGVSAMLASSMGQRDTFVGTYNYMSPERISGSTYDYSSDIWSLGLVVLECAIGRFPYMQSEDQQNWPSFYELLEAIVESPPPSAPPDQFSPEFCSFVSSCIQKNPRERASSLDLLNHPFIKKFEDKDIDLGILVGSLEPPVNYPR